One Granulicella sp. 5B5 DNA window includes the following coding sequences:
- a CDS encoding cupin, producing the protein MDRRQFGVMLAVGVGTRKMFAAAVQPEMLQLKRNGWMPNNEVLPVLLYRGAFAATGDVASAMEGAFERHGWPPQWRNGVYDFHHYHSTAHEVLGFAAGWGKIMIGGEGGHAVTVHAGDVAVLPCGTGHCRLDASDDFLVVGAYPEGEHWDICRTAPDAATVERMKSVRFPESDPVTGAGGPLVSAWKV; encoded by the coding sequence ATGGACAGACGACAGTTTGGAGTGATGCTGGCGGTGGGCGTGGGGACTCGGAAGATGTTTGCTGCCGCAGTGCAGCCGGAGATGCTGCAGCTAAAGCGGAATGGCTGGATGCCGAACAATGAGGTCCTGCCGGTGCTGCTGTATCGCGGGGCGTTTGCGGCGACAGGGGATGTGGCGTCGGCGATGGAGGGCGCGTTTGAGCGGCATGGGTGGCCACCGCAGTGGCGCAATGGGGTGTACGACTTTCATCATTACCACTCGACTGCGCATGAGGTGCTGGGGTTTGCGGCGGGGTGGGGGAAGATCATGATCGGTGGCGAGGGCGGGCACGCCGTGACTGTCCATGCAGGGGATGTGGCCGTGCTGCCGTGCGGGACGGGGCACTGCCGGTTGGATGCGAGTGATGATTTTCTGGTGGTGGGGGCGTATCCCGAGGGAGAGCACTGGGACATCTGCCGCACGGCCCCCGATGCGGCGACGGTAGAGCGGATGAAGTCGGTGCGGTTTCCGGAGAGTGACCCGGTGACGGGCGCGGGCGGGCCGCTGGTCTCAGCGTGGAAGGTTTAG